In Lolium rigidum isolate FL_2022 chromosome 3, APGP_CSIRO_Lrig_0.1, whole genome shotgun sequence, the genomic window ACCTTTTGTGACGATTACCACATCGCATTACCATCCGAGAACAAGATCAAATACACATGATGTCCTGTATGTTTAGAAGAAAATCTTTGGATTGCGTACGTCAGCACACATATCAGCTCCACCCAGATCATCCCCGATCCTCTGCGCCCGAGAGCCGTGCACGGTCCTCCATTCTCACTCGACTACTCGTCCGTCGCACACACACAAACGTGCGCCCATGCCAGACACTCACGTATGGGGCCGAGGCAACACCGCTTGACGCAAGCAGTGACACTGACACCCCGGAATTCCCCGCTCGGTACGCACCACCAGTTCGATCCGATCTTGACGTGCTAGTCAAACTTACCAGACCATTCCGGAACATGCACGACCTCACCTAGCTCATCCACCCTCTCGTCTTCCCGCGCGCGCGCCCCTATAAATGCTCAGTTGCTCACCAACATCCCCACACCATCCTCACTCCACATCTTCGCAACACTCACGTCCACAAACACAAAAATCGACCTCCCTCAACAAACCAACAATGGCGGCCGAGAAGAGCAGCTCCGACCTAACCCTCCTGGACTTCTGGGTCTCGCCGTTCGGGCAGCGCGTCCGCATCGCGCTGGCCGAGAAGAGCCTGCCCTACGAGTACGTCGAAGAAGACCTGCTCGCCGGCAAGAGCGACCGGCTCCTGCAGTCGAACCCGGTCCACAAGAAGATCCCGGTGCTCCTCCACGGCGGCAAGCCCTTGAACGAGTCCCTCATCATCGTGCAGTACCTCGACGAGGCCTTCCCGGACACCCCCTCCCTCCTCCCCGCCGACCCCTACGCGCGCGCGCAGGCCCGCTTCTGGGCCGACTACGTCGACAAGAAGGTCTACGACTGCGGCTCCCGGCTCTGGAAGCTCAAGGGCGAGCCGCAGGCGCAGGCTAGGGCGGAGATGCTGGAGATCCTCAAGACCCTCGAGACGGAGCTCGGGGACAAGGAGTTCTTCGGCGGGGAGCACGGGTTCGGGTTCGTTGACGCCGCCTTCGCGCCCTTCACGCCGTGGTTCATGAGCTACGAGAAGTACGGCGAGTTCAAGGTCGCTGAGGTTGCGCCCAAGATTGCGGCGTGGGCCGAGAGGGTCGGCAAGAGGGAGAGCGTGGCCAAGAGCCTCTACTCGCCGGACAAGGTCTACGACTTCATCGGCGTCCTCAAGAAGATGTACGGCATCGAGTAGATTCGGCAATAATCTGGCTGGGCGCGACGACGATGCATGGGCGTTTGCAGCTGGATTTGTTCGTGGAGTAGTGTGAGGTACTGCACCGTTTCCTTCCGTGTGGTTGGTGCTTGGTCCCTGTTTCATTGCCTTGTGTGGGTGGGTGCGTGTTGTACACGTTTGTGCGTCAAAACGGGTCTCTCTCGCGGGGCACCATCGAGTTGCCTCGTGTGATTCCCTTCTGTGGAACAAAATAAAAGCTGGTCGATCGTTTGAGTGGAACAATCGGTgagtgtttgtgctgatttttgttttgttttttgcaaCTTTACTCCCTCCTGCTGCCCACTGCGTTGTGCTTAACTTTTTCGTGCGaatcaaattttacaaactttgataaaataaataaatagataataatacaaagatCTACTCCTATACTAAATGCATATAATTTAAAATAAATTTCAACTGTATATCCAACTTATTTTGGGTAGGAGGAAGTATATATGAGGCTTCTAAAGAAAGAGTATTTCAGACACCTAGCAGCCGACCGGTTTTTAAAGCAACCAATTTTCACGCAATGGCCAGAAGCCATTTATGCATTTTAGTTACTGCTACAATTTTTTGTTCGGTAGCTCGGCGCGACCCCATGACAAGTTGCCACGTGGTAACATCAGATTTAGAATTGCCCTCCCTACCCTAATATAGTAGTATGGGCACCTTGAGTTTGCACCAAGATATATGATTCCGAACATGTTCTCGATATAAATTGCCTAGGCTTGCTTCAATCAAAGTTTTAGATATCTTTCGTCCTACTTTTTTGCCTAGGCCTTTCTCAATCGATGGATTTGGAAAGATACCAGCCTCTTACATGCGGCGCTCGCTCCGCTGTCCTGACATGTGCAGAATTTGTAGCCCGTACAAGGCCCTAAAATTTATATAGGCCGATGCAGGCGCTAGTCCTATACATCGAATAGGTCGGTGCCTACCAGGCCGCACATCCTGGTATgatattgggcctggcccatttagattttgtttttcgttttttgtttctgtttatttccttttattttattttttgttttatgcCTTGTTTTCTGATTATTTTTCTGTACAAACTCcaaaatagttcaaatttgagaactactaaaattaaaaattgttcaaatataaaagtaTTCAAatattaaaattgtttaaatatgaaaattatttaaattaaaaaatgttcagattcaaaaattgttcatatatataAAAATAGTAAATTTTCGAaaataattttttcaaatttttgagaatttataaatttaaaatatgttcatatctaaaaaatgttcaatttttttaGAATATTTAGATTTTAAAATGTTTTAGTTTTCCAAAAAAGTTtagattagttttttttttaatttttaacaaAGTAGAAAAAAGACGAAAAGAAATAGTAGAAAAGGAGAAAAATGggtaaaaagaaaaacaaaacatgGTTAGGCCGGCCCAACACCCACGTATGGTGTGCGCCACCGGTccgcaccgaccaaggtggtgtatAGAACCGGACACACCTATAGAACGCGTTAGTGTGCGTTTGTACGCATCGCACGCACAGGGGCTgtagttgggcttggcccatttagTTGTGTTATTGTTTGCTACAGTTTGGACGGATCGTAGTTATGTTCGCCCATACGGACGGACAAATATACAAATTTGTAATTTGCCCACTTTTGAAATTTGGTCAGATTGGAAATGTTCTTATTTTTCAAAATTTCCCAAATCCGAAATGTGCTTAGATTTAAAATTTGCTCAGATTTAAAATTTACTCATATTTAAAATTTtcttactttgaaatttgctcgaatttaaatttgtttaactttgaaatttgaaaattttgtttaaaaagttcagaattttcaaaaaaaagataaatgaagcaaaaaaaataaaaatgaaaaccgGCAGAAAACCAAAGAAACCAGCAAAGAATGATAAAGAAGAAAAAACCTGAATCGGAAATTTCTAGAAGCTTCCTAAAACCAGAAAAGACCATAACACAGgcaaatgggccgcggcccagcaaGGTCTCGCTGCGTGCGAAGCGTATTAGCTCCCGCACTGAAGCGATGAATATGTTTTCGAAATCgttagaaaaaggccgaccttcgcgaagggaagacaactccCTTCGCACACGACAAGTGGCGtactgtggtgccagaaaatattttgaaagtggtctccctgctcgtcaCGTGTCGCAAGGTGAATCAAGATGGGGATGAGGGATGAGAGAGAAGACAGTAGGAGGGTGGGTTGtgtcaacttttttttttgttagattTGTTTTTTCAAATGAAAtagcttgagaaccgtaagtccagaaCCGTTTCCACTTTTGTGACCCCTCGTTGAGATCTTTAAAACTAGATCCGATGTTGATAGGTTTCAAGATATTTTTTCGTACTTACTATACTACTATGGTTGTACTCGAGGTGTGTATCTAACTATACTCATATATTAAttaataagtacttctgttttgaaTGTATTAGGTGCATTTTCCATTTTGCTCGTGTGAGCGACTGTATTTACTCGTGTGCGCGATTGTACCTGTCTCGTGTGCGCGACGGTAACTGTACTCGCTCGTATGCGCGACTGTACTTACTTACGTGCACGACTGTACCTCTCTCGTGCGCGCGACTGTATATGTACTTGTTCGTATGCGCGACTGTATTTATTCGTGTGCGCGACTAAATATGTACTTGTGCGTGTGTGCGATTGTCCTGGCTCATCTATGTAACTGTACTCGGGTGTTTACTAAGTTGTACTTGTCATCTCTTGTAGTCGTGCTATGCATGCGCACGGCCGAACATATGCAGCTGTACGCGCGAGGCCGGCGGGGCGTACGCGGTTGTACGCTCGTGGATGTAAATACTAGAGCTGCTCTACTCGCACGACCAGACGTTTCACGCGGTATGTACGTTGTGCGGGACAAAGTTTTCCTTAACGAAACCCATAACCTCTCATTTGTGGGTAACAAGTTTTGGAAAAAAATAGAACAGAGAATAGGGAAGCAGTCCTTACCTGGGCCGCTGGGCACTTTATACCTGACACAAGCCCACGTCCTGGACGGACTCGTCTTGAGCGAGCGAACCCTCGCTGGATCCGATCGATCGACGTATAGGAAACAACCCACGCGACGTCTACCTGCGGCCCGTGTCTGACTCGCTGACTCCCGCGACGAGGCCGCGATGCCGTGATTGCCAATTCGCTGTTCTTGAGACTTGAGACGTCAGCCATCAACGCCAGCCGGCCAGAGAGGCAGAGAGAGGTGAATTCCGTCCCATCTTCCCTGGACCCTgatcggccacggcgtgtgagcaACTACTACTCGATCGGCCTATCGGCCTACACTCCCTCGATCAAAACAGTAGTACATCTTTTAGGCTGATGGGCAAATCCAATCAACCGCGGCTGATTTTATTATTTCATCTTTTCTATGTAGTGTTTCAGAATCAAGATTTGATTCAACGTGGGGTACGAATCCGATACAAAAAAGTTTAAGAGAaaggaaaaggaaggcgttcaaaTTAAATCTGAAAATTAAGGAAGCTACGGACAGGTTTATCATAAAAGAAACGCATGTGTCCTACCACAATCAGCATTTCAACCTTAGAAAATGCTGCTGTTCAAATAATGAAATGAACATTATGCAACCGGAAGTTGACGCAGGTATGATTCTTAATATATCTAATTGTTATGTAAGACATTATGATATATACATTATATTTGTTGAACAATTTAAAATTTCTACTAAGATAGGGCCCATTTAGAGTTTCACACATAGCTCTGGATTTTTCCGGCTCGGCCCTACTCAGACTTATTCATCAACACTTGCTCATCAGCCCATATACCAGAACTGATGAATCAATGCCTCACAAGCTACAGATAGATGGACTGAACACATGAATTTCACTTGCCAGTCTAATGTTAAATCCAGATGCCCATTTTTAATGGTTTTTATTTGTGTGATTGACGAAGTCGCCATATGTGCCTTGCTATCGATGAGAATGCCGTATCGCACTTAAAGAATATTCCACCAATGTGTTCCCTTCCGATTATAAGGCCGACACCCAACCATTCAAGAAATGCAAGGCTGTTGGGACTGCCGAGGAAAGGACCAAGAAATAGAAGGCTAGCACCAGAAAAGCTCTATTCGAAGCCCACCCGTCCAAGAAATGCAAGGCGACTGGGACTAGCAATCGTTCTACCTAGTTCAGTGAGCTTTTCCCTTTGCAGCTTATGCCGCAAAAATTGCTTCCTCATACTAGTCCCTGAAAGAATACGTTTATAGCCGTCTCCTCGGAACAAGTCTTGTCTTTCAGCTAGATGCACCGCTGAAGATTTACACCTATATGTGGGCACTTGTATGTGGCAAGGTGTCAATctaagccctagttgttcccgcgaGCATAATCGGGATATATCGGACCATGCTAGGTTGTTGCCGTTGGCAATTTTGACAACATTGGTGTAGTCTTGGAGCCAGGTTTTTGGTTTGGATACACCATCGTAAACCAGTATATGCTTGGGCAAACATAACTTAGACAGGTATGCCTGTCTGCGGACGGCTGGACCTTGTCCTATCGGATTTGGTTGAGTTCATTCCTTAGGTCAGACACGTCCACTAGTTGTGCTGGCTCCATGGTTGGCTTGATCATTATAATGTCTCGCAGATCCAGGGCGTCTGGTAGCATTGGAACGAGCCGAGTGATGGTTGCCGCTGCATCCACCACCTCCATCGCCACCCGATGTTGGTAGGGGACGAAGACGTGGTCCTTGGCCACCATGGGAAAGTTGTCCGCCTCTAGCACCCCGGCTACTAATATCGTCACCGCCTGACAGTGGCGTGAGAGGAGGTGGGGGTATATCATTACGGAAACTCCCTCAACTACAATTTCGCGGTGGATTGTCGTCCTTGCGGGAATTGTGATGTTTGCTAGGAGGCGGCATGTCCCGGTTATTGTTACGGCGAGGAGGATGTGGTAGCTATTGGGTATCATTGCGTCGCCTAGCCGTGTTTGTTCTAGTTACCGGCTCATCGTCCTGTCGCCGGTGCTTGTGTTTATATTCACCCTTGGGAGACCGCCTAGGCGAGTTTTTGCGAGTTGGTAGTATCTGCGCAGAAGTACGATATTCGTCCGATTTGGAAGCAACCCAGCCGGTCCTAGAGTAGTTAGCACACTCATTTTGTTGCAGAGTCTTCACTATAAGTATATTAACTTGGGCTAGGGCTGCCGGCGTTCTGTCCCTATCTAGAATTTCTCTTCCTAGGATGACGTTATTAACCAGTGTGTTTGCCATGTAGTTGCTTTCACTGcccttaggctggtcatagtggagagtaacttagactagtaacatatgccatgttactagtctaggttactaccttcatagtgggtactagtaacttatatgtggtgtcatgcattgtatcatttattatgttgtacactcatcttgccttgaggtgtgtgatgttatggtaacataggtagttaccacctcaccctctttcttcatttattagcatgccatgtcacaaaaatgccttgagatgtgtgatgttactagctatgttactcccactatgagcagttttaccttcatagtggatagtaacttatatgtggtgtcatgcattgtgtcatttattatgttgtagactcattttgccttggggtgtgtgatgttatggtaacatagctagttaccacctcactctctttcttcatttattggcatgccatgtcatcaaaataccttgagatgtgtgatgttactagttaTGTTACTCCGACTATGAGCAGCAGTCTTTGATATGCCTATAACCTCCTCGTGCAAGGCGAATAGACGGCGCGTGATGGCAGGATCTTGCGCTACTCGCCGTCTTCGGATTTACTAGTAAAGCTCGGGATGAAGCCAATTAAAGGACAACCGAGCCTTGTCGATTTTTTCTAGCGTCTTCTCGGCTCTGTTAGTTTTTCTACCTACTGCTTGTTGTGCCAGTATCTTCCTTATCTCCTCTAGATTTTCGGTGTCAGATTCCATAATAGCTATGAGAGAAACTCAAGCGGGTAAAGATGTGAGATGTTGAACGACTTTTTTTTGTGTGGCTGAATGTGCTTCAGGCGAGTTAATGCCGGTTTCTGTGCCAGGAATAGGCGGTGCTCGAAGTGTTGCAGCATGGGTTTCAGTAGTCTCAGGTGGTCTTTCCTCTGTTCCAGTGGCGGTTTGTGTGATGACCACAACTATTGTCCCGGGAGGAATTCTGGCTTGCCTGAGAGGGCTTGCTGGTTTTTTCGAACAAAGTTATCttaatcatcatagtcttcatcaGACGTCTCAGATTCACCCTCATGGTCGCTCTTCTCCTTACGAGCAGGGGTAGTACTAGTACTTACGTCCAACTAGCTATCCTCGTACTCCCTGGGATTGTGTCAACATGGCCTGCAAAATGGTGTTCATCATGGTATTGTCGATGCCTCCAGGAACTTCCGTCTGAAACTCGAGTCCAAATGGTCCTAGCCACGGTGGGAACTATCGTTTCCCCGTCGACGTTAGTTCCATGAGGGGTTACTCACGACTTAGTGTTAGTAGTGAAACTAGACGACGGGATGctcgggaacatgtgacttggcaGCTTACCCATGTTCACGTTTCCTTGGTAGAGAATCGCTGCTTTTCGCTAGAATTTACTATTGGCACAAAGTGCAAATcataatgatgtgatgagatctaGGCTTCTTGAGTTCTTCTGCCCTAAAGTCTTCCGCTAGGCTAGCTTATAAAGGCGCGAGAACGTAAGACTTGATGGAGGTAAAGACCTAACCTGCTAATGAGTCCTAATCTATTCCGTCAAATAtgtcgtgtcttgtacttcaagtcttCCATCTTCCTGAATCTTATGGAATCCAGCTTGGACCTTCTTTAGTCGGCTTAAACCTTCATCTTCTAGCAACTGGGCTTCTTGGCTACATCGATATCTTCGCTACCCAAATAGGCCACGTGGACATGCTATGCTAGGTCCCTATCTTGGAATACCCTATTTGGCTTAACCCGACACCGGTGGAGATAGGTAGCATTACAAAGATCTTTTTATGTGTTTATGTATTTAGACGGCTGGAAAAAAGACTGGAATATCCTTTCTACAAACATGTACTATTCACATACGACTACTATTCTCTTATTGAATCTTAACCATTGACTATTTAAAACAACTTTTTTGATGATGTGGCTTAAAGTAATGCCTTTATGAGGACCGGATATTGCTTTTAGTATGTAATAAAAATATAGATAGATTAATTCTATGATGTTGCTCAATCGGTGCTTCAGTTAATCCTGGAACTTGATATGGCCACGGTTGCCTACTAGCTGACCCACCTCTCCCTATATTAAGGTATGTACAATAGGGTGACGTCAGCCTTTCCTTACGGTTGCCACGTAGGATATTTACTTAGTTGGTGGAGAGAGATTAGAGAAATAGAAGGATgacttcccttagctaagggatgatctcgTACGAAATAAGAGAAGGCTATTTTGTccattgtatcatttgtcttctcttagcaattcgattttttttataaaattgaATTGATTCTCATTTATTGCTACGGATAATAATAAGAGTAATGCATCGTACCATTTATATTTAGTGTCTTCTCAAGATGATGTGGCCCGCTAAGAGAAGACGCGTCTTTCCTACCATTGTATATGCCCCTTATAAACTAATGTATTTGCCACTTCTATCGTTTAGATCTACAAatgataagggcatgtacaatgggatgATGTCAGCCTTCTCTTAGCCTAGCCACGtaggatttttgcttagttggaagagagagaaataagaaagagaaggttgtcttctaCTCTTcgcttagctaagagatcatctcttagaaaataagagaaggatgttttatgcattgtGCGATATGTCTTCACTTAGAAAATTAATTTCTTACTTAAAATTAGTTATTTATCATTAATTACTAGGgatgacaataagagataatgtatgacttatatctacGGCTTTTTAGATAACATGGAAGGCTAAAATAGACATGTCTTCTCtaacattgtacatgccctaagtagCATTTGTTTGCCTATTTAAACCCGCTAACTTCACTATACCTAAATACGCAGGAAATATCATCTACCTTCATCATGACCGCAACGAGGCCACTCGGAGATGACCGGTGCCCACCATGCTAGTGGAAGTTTCGGCGGATCTCAATGTGTTCGTATACCCCTCCAACCTGACACCCCAGAGAGCCCAGCCGCCGGCCAGGGAGCTACTCTCTTTCGCTTGGACCATGGGAGTAAGTATCGATGTGGCGCGGAGGCGGTGGTAGCAGAAGCGCCATGGCTACCCCTCAAGATTTTGTTCTTGCTTGTGGGTGGTAAATTGACAAATTAAGTGGGATGGGTCTGGCAACTGCGACGTGTGCAACCCGTGACCACTTATAGCCTAGTGGTCCTCTATTATATCCCGCATGTTGCTTTTAATATGCAACAAATTCAAATTGGCACGCTAAGGATCAAAGGGCTATGATGTGTGAGAGACGACGAGCTACGATCTGTGAGGGATGTTGACAAGGATAACATATTAGACTTTACCGTTGGTGGAATTTTGTGAGAAAAAAGATCGGGGTGAGATTGACAGCGTGCATGGATAAGGACCACGGAAGAAAACACTTCATCTAATAATAATCAGAATAAATAAAAAACATTTGACCGTTGAAATAAATAGGTTACCCATCTTTCTCAAATTACAGTTTCATATTTTGGCTGAATTAGTTAACttatccactagtagaaaaaggacctttagtcccggttcacaacgggctttagttctggttgtgcaaccgggactaaatggtcgagactaaaggcccccccttagtcccggttgcttatgaatcgggactaaaggtccatccacaTGGTTCTGGGTGAAAATGTCTGCAGGTgaattttttaattttattttttcgatttattttttcgtttttttttcgaaatttctattatttcagttatttgcataatttagtctctatctctaactacacttatctctagtcaaattacttactcgtgctcaaacttcccgttcggtcacccatcctcccactactctagcactagcacgtttaacttccgaattccattccgtcccgcatccaagtgcttcgcgcgcatgtatgtgatactagtatcatatcaatcatattaacatgttggttgatgtcacatttatttttttgtttgaatttcagAAATTctcttaataaacaaaagtaatgatgtaataataatcttgaataaataaataaacattaaatttttaatttgtattatttttaattttttaattttttttgccaaaactaaaacctaaaaatttgaaaatcaaaaaattgggtaaaagtaatagtaatctttatgcaggacgcaattattaattttaatttttaaaaaagcaaaaaaataaaaatccgtaatttatagcaaaaactaaaatcttcctgctttcgtattttcatttggaatttcgagaatctaaaatttggctaaccgggtgaacccacgatgattttgatatattatacgttttcttCCGATGTCGtacgcaaaagttaatgcggttttaccattttcaaAAAGAAAtttgcaaaaaagtgaaaatttgaatttgttaattttccctaatagtaggttgcgtaacatacaggaatctcaaaagattttattttttgaattttctatcattttcttttgtattttacaaagaaagaaaaaggcgatccgggggggggggtggatgggggtgaagggtgcgtggggagtaaaaacatttagtaccggttggggacaccaaccgggactaaagggtaccctttagtctcggttggtaataccaaccgggactaaagagccATGCGCTGGCCGCAGcccaccatagccctttagtcccggttggtgttaccaaccgagactaaagggtccCGGGccggagcattagtctcggttcaccagtagaaccgggactaaagaccccattagtcccggatcaaaatatttggggactaataggttgggatggaaggccttttttcAACTAGTGATCGGTTCCCACAGTCTTTCCGTATTTCCAGCCTTGTTATTAGGGGAAGTGTTGACATGTCGGAGTATCTTTTATCGGCCTTTTTCAACAGTTTGGATTTTGGGATGAATTGGCTACTAGGTCACTTGACAAAGAATCAAGACTAGGAAGGTACTTTGTTGAATCCAGCGGCGCGAATGTGGGTCACTCAGCTAGTtactacttagagcatctctaatagaACCCGTAAATCCCgtcggaaccgaacttttccggcggatttacgggttcgggcagaATGTGTCGCAGATCAGTGACCGAAAAGATGGGCCGGCCCGTAAAATAAGTTCAGGGTCCGAACAACTCCCcaacggcccctattaaaagggttcgcggaggggagttcgggtcgcaagccctactcccctccgccgttcctctccctccgccgccgccaagcacCATCTCCTGCGAGCAATCTAGCGAGCCCCAGGCAGCGATTCACCGGGCGAAGGGTGCGCGCAAGCGCAGTGCCTGCCGGTGGACGAACTAGGGGGCTCACGTCCCTAGGGAAGCTCGCCAGGTACGGCAACGCCGGTGAGGGCTCCTCGTTCGGCCAGTCAAGCCGCGCACCTTGGCTCCCCGTCgcgggcagcagcgacgacgaggacctcgtccccgcgcggtcgcccaccttctccgccggggactatgtccacggcagcgacgacgaggacgccgtcctcgcgcagaccaaggccatcagcgcggcggaggctcgcgcgcgcttccgccgggaggaggcggaagccgtCCGCCTCGTCCGTGaatacgaggcggcccgccgggaggcccgcgtccgccgcCTGAAGCTCGAAATCGCCTAATTTACCCGCACTCTTTCAAATTCCGCTTTACAGTTCCATTTTTACGGTTTCTAATCTGCGCAACTGCCAAAATCGAACGAAATATcgttttcggaagactgaaaACTATTTTTTCGGTTTGCACTTttccgggctctgttagagatgctcttagtacttACTACTCTTGAGAGAGTGTTTGCGGAACACGGCCTATTCACACGGAAGAAATGACCGATAATTCTCAGTATGCAAGTACCACTAGTAGTCCCAGTCAAGATTTGTCTAGTGGCGTGGTGGATGTCGACTTCAACTGTATGAGGCCGCGGATGAGACACGCTAGGTACACTTGGTTGCATTGACCGATGCACTGGCGGTGCCAGGAGTTGAAGTTCTTGTTCACATTTCAAATCTATGATGTCGAACACATATGTTTTTGC contains:
- the LOC124702504 gene encoding probable glutathione S-transferase GSTU1, which codes for MAAEKSSSDLTLLDFWVSPFGQRVRIALAEKSLPYEYVEEDLLAGKSDRLLQSNPVHKKIPVLLHGGKPLNESLIIVQYLDEAFPDTPSLLPADPYARAQARFWADYVDKKVYDCGSRLWKLKGEPQAQARAEMLEILKTLETELGDKEFFGGEHGFGFVDAAFAPFTPWFMSYEKYGEFKVAEVAPKIAAWAERVGKRESVAKSLYSPDKVYDFIGVLKKMYGIE